Part of the Paenibacillus guangzhouensis genome is shown below.
CGGACTAAAAAAACTGCTGTCTCTTTCTATTCTTGTTTCATGCATCATTTCGTGTTCCTTATATATATCTCTGCCGATGTCTGTGAGCCTGAAGTAAATCTCCTTTTTATTCTCAGGCCTTTGGTAGCGTTCAATAGCCCCCATTTCGATCAATCGTTTTGTCACCTTGCTAATCGCGCCTCTGGTGACTTGAAAAGATCTCGCCAATTTGGACACGTTGGGGTCCTGCATTTTCTCGATAAGATCGATGCAGTGAAC
Proteins encoded:
- a CDS encoding MarR family transcriptional regulator gives rise to the protein MIVDEELSRIFNRVSERHNLIKTMEEKKYKFMRENTFMEVHCIDLIEKMQDPNVSKLARSFQVTRGAISKVTKRLIEMGAIERYQRPENKKEIYFRLTDIGRDIYKEHEMMHETRIERDSSFFSPLSEVEKDQMIQMLHKIYGQITEELKKMSLDNYI